The Bacteroides sp. AN502(2024) genome includes the window AAAAAATCCCCTCATTGTTCGCTAATGAGAGGATTTTGCAGTTATAGCGTATATGCTATTTCGATTATTTTTTGAAAAAGTCTTGCACTTTTTCGTTTGGAACCATTTGTTCATCAAAAACGTATGCTCCGGTTTTCGGAGATTTTACCATTTTGATAACCTTGGTATAAGCACGACCTTCTTTAGAACCTTCGTGCAAACTTGCTACTGTTTTCTTTGCCATGGGGTTATACTACTTTATTATTTAATTTCTTTGTGTACTGTTACTCTCTTTAGAATCGGGTTGTATTTTTTCAACTCAAGTCTCTCTGTAGTATTCTTTCTGTTCTTAGTTGTGATATAACGAGATGTTCCCGGCATTCCACTGTCCTTGTGTTCTGTACATTCCAGAATCACTTGTACTCTGTTACCTTTTGCTTTCTTTGCCATTGTAAGTTTTCTCCTCTACGTTTAGCCGATTACTTTAATGCTTTTCCAATCACAATAACCTTTAGCTACTGCTTCAGTCAGCGCAGCATCCAGTCCTTTTTTGTTGATAATACGCAACCCGTTAGCGCAAATGCTAAGGCTGATCCAACAATCTTGTTCTACATAGTAGAACTTCTTGTTAAACAAGTTCAAATCAAAGGTTCTTTTAGTTCTTCTCTTTGAATGTGAAACATTGTTGCCAATCATGGCTTTCTTTCCGGTAATTTGACAAATCTTCGACATTTCTATCTTATTTTTATAGTTTTATATCTATGCTTATTTCAAACAGGACGCAAAGTAAGCACTTTTATCCGTATAAAACAAGAAATTCTTAAAATAATTCACTTCTAGGCACCTATTTTTCTTTATTTGAGTAAATCTCGTAGCATCAATAGTACGTTATTGCCCGCTCTTTCGATATTCATACTTCTTCCGCGGTTCGTTTCCTGTTTGTAAGTGCGAATTTGGTTTTTATAACCGGCAGCTATCCAAACAGTTCCCACCGGTTTCTCAGGAGTACCACCTCCGGGACCTGCTATCCCTGAAGTAGCAATGGCGCAATCGGTTTTTAACGCTTTCATCGCACCTTTTACCATTTCAATCACTGTTTCTTCGCTGACGGCTCCGTGTTGCTCCAATGTTTCGGAGGAAACGTGTAAAAGTTCCATTTTTACTTCATTAGAATAGGCCACTACGCTTCCGTTAAAATATTCAGAACTACCGGCAATAGAAGTCAAACGTGCGGCAATACTGCCTCCGGTACAACTTTCTGCGGTGGAAACGGTTAATTTCTTCTTTTTTAAAAGTTCACCGACTATAACCTCCAATGCCGTATCTTCTTCACTGAAAATGTTTTCATCAAGTATTTTCTTTAATTTTACCTTTTCACGTTCAAGAATAACTTTTACTTCTTCCTTGTTTTGTCCGCGCCCTGTCAGTCTAAGACGAATAACACCTGGTTTAGGCAAATATGCCAGTTTAATACATTCTGGCAGAGCACTCTCCCATTCTTCCAGTTTTTCTGCCAATACAGATTCCGGATAGTGTTGTACGAGAAATGTTTGATGCATAATCACATCCATTTGAAACCTCTCGTGCAGCTTAGGTAATACGCTTTCTGTCATTACGGCAGTCATCTCTTGCGGAACGCCCGGCATGGAAACAAGTACCTTTCCATCTCTTTCAAACCAGCTGACAGAGGCACTTCCTACAGGATTATTTATCACCGTACAATCTTTCGGAACCATTGCCTGGCTTTTGTTGAGTGTATTCATCGGTATTTTTCCTGCCAGTACCCGTTTTACATTTTCGAACACTTCTTTGTTGAAAACCAGTTCCGTATGAAAGTATTTGCATAGAGTTTGTTTAGTGATATCGTCTTTAGTAGGCCCAAGTCCTCCGGTTACTAAAACAATATTCACCCTTTCCATCGCATTATCAATCGCTTCCATGATTTCCTTTTCACGGTCGCGAATTGAAACAATACGCAGAACTTCAATGCCTATTTTATTTAATTCCTGCCCTATCCAAGCTGAATTAGTGTCTACAACCTGCCCTATCAGTAGCTCATCGCCAATGGTTATTATTTCGGCAAACATACTTTTTATTTTTAATCCTATATACTCGTTGGTTGAATTAAAATTTCAATGATATACGTAACTCCATAGCAAATGAAGTCCGAATTCTTGAAACCTGCAAGGATTTTGCAGGAAATTATGTAAATGAACTCGGTAACGTGCCTGGAACAGTAAGATATACCCCATCATAACGTTACACGAGAATAAGCCGGAAGATCAATAGAACAAAAGTCCTTATCCAAATATTTGAAATATCCGGTAATAGCTATCATGGCTGCATTATCAGTAGTATAACTGAATTTAGGGAT containing:
- the rpmB gene encoding 50S ribosomal protein L28, with translation MSKICQITGKKAMIGNNVSHSKRRTKRTFDLNLFNKKFYYVEQDCWISLSICANGLRIINKKGLDAALTEAVAKGYCDWKSIKVIG
- a CDS encoding DUF4295 domain-containing protein; translation: MAKKTVASLHEGSKEGRAYTKVIKMVKSPKTGAYVFDEQMVPNEKVQDFFKK
- the rpmG gene encoding 50S ribosomal protein L33, which translates into the protein MAKKAKGNRVQVILECTEHKDSGMPGTSRYITTKNRKNTTERLELKKYNPILKRVTVHKEIK
- a CDS encoding competence/damage-inducible protein A translates to MFAEIITIGDELLIGQVVDTNSAWIGQELNKIGIEVLRIVSIRDREKEIMEAIDNAMERVNIVLVTGGLGPTKDDITKQTLCKYFHTELVFNKEVFENVKRVLAGKIPMNTLNKSQAMVPKDCTVINNPVGSASVSWFERDGKVLVSMPGVPQEMTAVMTESVLPKLHERFQMDVIMHQTFLVQHYPESVLAEKLEEWESALPECIKLAYLPKPGVIRLRLTGRGQNKEEVKVILEREKVKLKKILDENIFSEEDTALEVIVGELLKKKKLTVSTAESCTGGSIAARLTSIAGSSEYFNGSVVAYSNEVKMELLHVSSETLEQHGAVSEETVIEMVKGAMKALKTDCAIATSGIAGPGGGTPEKPVGTVWIAAGYKNQIRTYKQETNRGRSMNIERAGNNVLLMLRDLLK